In Verrucomicrobiota bacterium, a single window of DNA contains:
- the trpA gene encoding tryptophan synthase subunit alpha: MPTRIDSTFDQLKKRGQKAFVAYLCGGDPDHATSVSAIDALVEAGTDILEIGVPFSDPLADGVVNQMAAQRALDGGMSLLGIYDLVAAVRAKHPDLAIVLFTYLNPVYHQGFEIFHQRAHEAGADGVLFLDLPPDEESLNQEFASAQLLQEIRLIAPTTPDERVAAIASQAKGFVYYVSREGVTGAQTSLAEGVEERVASVCAASPVPVVVGFGISSPEQARTVARVADGVVVGSAIVKVIEEFGRSPELSQRLIDFVKPLVDAVKGR; the protein is encoded by the coding sequence ATGCCCACCCGGATTGACAGCACCTTCGACCAACTCAAAAAACGAGGCCAAAAAGCCTTCGTGGCTTACCTCTGCGGAGGAGATCCCGATCACGCCACCTCCGTGAGCGCGATCGATGCCTTGGTGGAGGCCGGCACGGACATTCTCGAGATCGGCGTGCCCTTTTCGGACCCGCTGGCCGACGGCGTCGTCAACCAAATGGCGGCCCAGCGAGCACTCGATGGCGGCATGAGCTTGCTGGGAATCTACGACCTCGTGGCAGCGGTCCGGGCCAAACACCCCGACCTGGCCATCGTCCTCTTCACTTACCTCAACCCGGTCTACCACCAAGGTTTTGAAATCTTCCACCAAAGGGCCCACGAGGCCGGCGCAGACGGCGTGCTCTTCCTCGATCTCCCGCCCGACGAGGAATCGCTCAATCAAGAGTTCGCGAGCGCGCAGCTTCTCCAGGAAATCCGCCTCATCGCCCCCACCACCCCGGACGAGCGGGTGGCCGCCATCGCTTCCCAGGCTAAAGGCTTCGTTTACTACGTGTCCCGCGAAGGGGTGACCGGGGCGCAGACTAGCCTGGCGGAAGGCGTGGAAGAACGGGTGGCCTCGGTCTGCGCGGCTTCTCCGGTGCCGGTGGTGGTGGGCTTTGGCATTTCCAGCCCTGAACAGGCCCGGACGGTGGCGCGAGTCGCCGATGGCGTGGTGGTGGGGAGCGCCATCGTCAAGGTCATCGAGGAATTCGGCCGGAGCCCCGAGCTCTCACAGCGGCTGATCGACTTCGTAAAACCTCTTGTCGATGCCGTGAAGGGACGCTAG
- a CDS encoding glycoside hydrolase family 32 protein encodes MPAFFFAMRFWILFLALSAWLPVAAEPRGHVKLEKTLHVEASHLLLPVANKGKRHLLGIYQGDRLVQNFTVALPQDEMAFWWAAYPLEPFGLEGKTIRIAPVDGKALRDSFSGAFERMTVGTQEDAWKETDYSQPYRDQLHVSTRRGWNNDPNGMVYHQGKYHLFYQHNPFGIQWGNMHWGHFESTDLIHWEEKPIALFQNTTSDMMFSGGGFVDFNNSAGLGQDTLFVVFTSTGRGECLAYSQDGGLTFTEIEENPIIVHEGRDSKILWYEPEQKWVLAVFNLEPCPETEALPAREETDPERLHNHIAFWESKDLRSWTRTGAFTHPDRDALHECPELFELPVEGKSGESRWILYGAQNRYFIGDFDGRTFQADSGPHGDPRETQKVGPPGGRGTMYAAQTFSHSPDGRRIQMGWLRTATYLRAYPDQLTSQSMSLPHEFLLRETGLGLRLIYRPVVELEGLRGSLLTEEVGGLSAAEGKLAEILVEFDAPGSHQLTINGIDASFEGRTAHIFSDRNTNELYIDGGLEYRTYRRDPGRIGSTETRKLSDGTIQSLQIFELRSIWGE; translated from the coding sequence ATGCCCGCTTTTTTCTTTGCGATGCGATTTTGGATTCTTTTTCTGGCCTTGTCTGCTTGGCTGCCGGTGGCTGCGGAGCCTCGGGGCCATGTGAAATTGGAGAAGACGCTCCACGTCGAAGCCTCCCACCTCCTTCTTCCCGTGGCCAATAAGGGGAAGCGCCATCTTCTGGGGATCTACCAGGGGGATCGGCTCGTTCAGAATTTCACGGTGGCGCTGCCGCAGGATGAGATGGCTTTTTGGTGGGCGGCTTATCCTTTGGAGCCCTTTGGTCTGGAGGGGAAAACGATTCGGATCGCGCCCGTGGACGGGAAGGCTCTCCGGGACTCTTTCTCAGGGGCTTTCGAGCGGATGACGGTCGGGACCCAAGAGGATGCGTGGAAGGAGACCGACTACTCCCAACCCTACCGCGATCAGCTTCACGTCAGCACCCGGCGCGGGTGGAACAATGATCCCAATGGCATGGTCTACCACCAGGGGAAATACCACCTCTTCTACCAGCACAATCCCTTTGGCATCCAGTGGGGGAATATGCATTGGGGCCATTTCGAGAGCACCGATCTCATTCACTGGGAGGAGAAACCGATCGCCCTCTTTCAAAACACCACGTCGGACATGATGTTCTCAGGGGGTGGGTTTGTGGACTTCAATAACTCAGCGGGACTTGGTCAGGACACCCTTTTTGTGGTCTTCACGAGCACCGGTCGAGGCGAGTGTCTCGCTTACAGCCAGGACGGAGGCCTCACTTTCACGGAAATCGAGGAAAACCCAATCATCGTTCACGAGGGACGGGACTCGAAGATTCTTTGGTATGAACCGGAGCAGAAGTGGGTGTTGGCGGTCTTCAACCTGGAGCCCTGCCCCGAAACCGAGGCCCTCCCAGCCCGCGAAGAGACCGACCCCGAACGCCTCCACAACCACATCGCCTTCTGGGAATCGAAGGACCTGCGCAGCTGGACCCGCACCGGGGCCTTCACCCATCCTGACCGGGACGCCCTCCATGAGTGTCCGGAACTGTTTGAGCTTCCCGTGGAGGGGAAGTCGGGGGAGTCCCGCTGGATTCTCTACGGCGCGCAGAATCGCTACTTCATTGGGGACTTCGACGGCAGGACCTTTCAGGCCGATTCCGGCCCGCATGGAGACCCTCGAGAGACGCAGAAAGTCGGCCCTCCCGGAGGACGCGGCACCATGTATGCCGCCCAGACTTTCAGCCATAGCCCGGACGGACGCCGCATCCAAATGGGCTGGCTCCGAACGGCCACTTACTTGAGGGCCTACCCGGACCAACTGACCAGCCAGTCCATGTCCTTGCCGCATGAATTCCTTTTGCGGGAAACGGGCCTGGGATTGCGCCTGATTTATCGGCCAGTCGTCGAATTGGAGGGGCTGCGTGGGAGCCTGTTGACCGAAGAGGTCGGCGGCCTGAGCGCGGCCGAGGGGAAGTTGGCGGAGATCTTGGTGGAGTTCGACGCGCCTGGCAGCCACCAGCTCACGATCAATGGGATCGACGCTTCCTTCGAGGGGCGCACGGCGCATATTTTTTCGGATCGAAACACCAATGAACTCTACATCGATGGCGGGCTGGAATACCGGACCTACCGACGGGACCCCGGGCGAATCGGCTCGACCGAGACCCGGAAACTCAGTGATGGAACCATCCAGTCACTCCAGATCTTTGAGCTTCGGTCAATTTGGGGAGAGTGA
- the queD gene encoding 6-carboxytetrahydropterin synthase QueD has product MRARITKDFRFDSAQSLPQVPEGHRCGQLHGHSFLVEITIEGEVDAKTGWIYDHKQISQAMQPLVELLDHAYLNEIEGLENPTIELMCAWFWKKLQPDLPELAEITIHETPNARCVFRGEF; this is encoded by the coding sequence ATGAGGGCCCGGATTACCAAGGATTTTCGTTTCGATTCCGCGCAATCGCTTCCCCAGGTGCCCGAGGGCCATCGTTGTGGGCAGTTGCACGGGCATAGCTTTTTGGTGGAGATCACCATCGAGGGAGAGGTCGATGCCAAGACCGGTTGGATCTATGACCACAAGCAAATTTCCCAAGCCATGCAGCCCTTGGTGGAGCTTCTCGATCACGCTTATCTCAATGAAATCGAGGGGCTCGAGAATCCTACGATCGAGCTAATGTGCGCGTGGTTTTGGAAAAAGCTCCAACCGGATTTGCCGGAGTTAGCCGAGATCACGATCCACGAGACGCCGAATGCCCGG